From Falco cherrug isolate bFalChe1 chromosome 4, bFalChe1.pri, whole genome shotgun sequence, one genomic window encodes:
- the PLPPR3 gene encoding phospholipid phosphatase-related protein type 3, with protein sequence MIPPKEKARAPKDSMTLLPCFYFVELPIVASSIVTLYFLELTDLFKPAKVGFQCYDRALSMPYVETNEELIPLLMLLSLAFAAPAASIMVGEGIVYCLQSRLKGRAGAEGSINAGGCNFNSFLRRTVRFVGVHVFGLCATALVTDVIQLATGYHAPFFLTVCKPNYTLLGTPCDANPYITQDICSGTDKHAILSARKTFPSQHATLSAFAAVYVSMYFNSIISDSTKLLKPILVFAFAIAAGICGLTQITQYRSHPADVYVGFLIGSGIAAYLAYHAVGNFRAPTERVPAPAPAKDALRALTQRGHDSVYHQNKSVSTDELNPQTRLEEAARPVPREKNSLGSLKRASVDVDLLAPRSPMGKENMVTFSNTLPRVNTPSMDDPARRHMTIHVPVDASRSKQLITEWKQKSLEGRSMTLAEEAAHGRGAGDTGEDVPPSLYPTVQARSAERAAMGPRVLIQPRPGASQLVHIPEESQAGAGVPAGSGAAVRAKWVMVAEKGGAQRVANPPRLMQVIAMSKQQSIVSVTPKHSETSSSSTSSDSSQYRSPSERDSSSIITIDAHAPHHPIVHLSAGNGPWEWKSGPKGPEGPDAYELGELGKDFRAFRPAKSAGVSPGSSVSDMEQDEPRYGSLATIPGAAGGGGGERGDTPPEGLLGTASQESTLRRKPAERDGQVDSEVDHYYKKMQASRRFKD encoded by the exons CTGCCCATCGTGGCCTCCTCCATCGTGACGCTCTACTTCCTGGAGCTGACGGACCTCTTCAAGCCAGCCAAGGTGGGCTTCCAGTGCTACGACCGGGCGCTCTCCATGCCCTACGTGGAGACCAACGAGGAGCTCATCCCGCTGCTcatgctgctcagcctggcctTCGCGGCGCCAGCCGCCTCG ATCATGGTCGGGGAGGGCATCGTGTACTGCCTGCAGTCCCGGCTGAAGGGACGCGCCGGTGCCGAGGGCAGCATTAACGCCGGCGGCTGCAACTTCAACTCCTTCCTGCGCCGGACCGTAAGGTTTGTGG GCGTCCATGTGTTCGGGCTCTGTGCCACGGCCCTGGTGACGGATGTTATCCAGCTTGCCACGGGCTACCATGCTCCCTTCTTCCTGACCGTCTGCAAGCCCAACTACACGCTGCTGGGCACCCCCTGCGATGCCAACCCCTACATCACCCAGGACATCTGCTCGGGCACAGACAAGCACGCCATCCTCTCTGCCAG GAAGACTTTCCCGTCCCAGCACGCGACGCTCTCGGCTTTTGCTGCCGTCTACGTGTCG ATGTATTTCAATTCCATCATCTCGGACAGCACCAAACTCCTCAAGCCCATCCTGGTCTTCGCCTTTGCCATCGCCGCCGGCATCTGTGGCTTGACCCAGATCACCCAGTACCGCAGCCACCCCGCCGACGTCTATGTGGGCTTCCTGATCGGCTCCGGCATTGCCGCCTACCTG GCTTACCACGCCGTCGGCAACTTCCGCGCCCCGACGGAGAGAGtcccggcaccggcaccggccaAGGACGCGCTGCGGGCGCTGACGCAGCGGGGCCACGACTCTGTCTACCACCAGAACAAGTCGGTGAGCACCGACGAGCTGAACCCACAGACACGGCTGGAGGAGGCGGCACGGCCGGTGCCACGGGAGAAGaactccctgggcagcctgaaGCGGGCCAGCGTGGATGTGGACCTGCTGGCCCCCCGCAGCCCCATGGGCAAGGAGAACATGGTGACCTTCAGCAACACCCTGCCCCGTGTCAACACCCCCTCCATGGACGACCCTGCGCGGCGCCACATGACCATCCACGTCCCTGTGGATGCCTCCCGCTCCAAGCAGCTCATCACCGAGTGGAAGCAGAAATCACTGGAGGGCCGGAGCATGACACTGGCAGAGGAGGCGGCGCATGGCCGGGGTGCTGGGGACACTGGCGAGGATGTCCCCCCCTCCCTCTACCCCACGGTGCAAGCGCGCTCAGCCGAGCGGGCGGCCATGGGGCCCCGTGTCCTCATCCAGCCCCGGCCGGGTGCCTCGCAGCTGGTGCACATCCCCGAGGAGAGCCAGGCGGGTGCCGGTGTCCCAgccggcagcggggcggccGTGCGAGCCAAGTGGGTGATGGTGGCGGAGAAGGGGGGGGCGCAGCGGGTGGCCAACCCCCCGCGCCTGATGCAGGTCATCGCCATGTCCAAGCAGCAGAGCATCGTCTCTGTCACCCCCAAGCACTCAGAGACGTCCTCGTCCTCTACCAGCTCCGACTCTTCACAGTACCGCTCGCCCTCCGAGCGGGACAGCTCCAGCATCATCACCATTGACGCCCACgccccccaccaccccatcGTCCACCTCTCCGCTGGCAACGGGCCCTGGGAGTGGAAATCAGGGCCAAAGGGGCCAGAGGGGCCGGACGCCTACGAGCTGGGCGAGCTGGGGAAGGATTTCCGCGCCTTCCGCCCAGCCAAGAGCGCCGGCGTCTCCCCTGGCTCCTCCGTCAGTGACATGGAGCAGGACGAGCCACGCTACGGCAGCCTGGCCACCatcccgggggcggcgggggggggcggcggggagcggggggacaccccccccgAGGGGCTGCTGGGCACGGCCAGCCAGGAGTCCACGCTGCGGAGGAAGCCGGCAGAGAGGGACGGGCAGGTGGACAGCGAGGTGGACCACTACTACAAGAAAATGCAAGCCAGCCGGAGGTTTAAGGACTGA
- the PTBP1 gene encoding polypyrimidine tract-binding protein 1 isoform X1 codes for MLEQSSIVQDITVGTKRGSDELFSTCVTNGPFIMSSNSSSAANGNDSKKFKGDSRSAGIPSRVIHVRKLPSDVTEAEVISLGLPFGKVTNLLMLKGKNQAFIEMNTEEAANTMVNYYTTVTPVLRSQPIYIQFSNHKELKTDSTPNQARAQAALQAVNSVQSGNLALSASAAAVDAGMAMAGQSPVLRIIVENLFYPVTLDVLHQIFSKFGTVLKIITFTKNNQFQALLQYADPVSAQHAKLSLDGQNIYNACCTLRIDFSKLTSLNVKYNNDKSRDYTRPDLPSGDNQPSLDHTMAAAFGAPGIISASPYAGAGFPPTFAIPQAAGLSVPNVHGALAPLAIPSAAAAAAAAGRIAIPGLTGAGNCVLLVSNLNSERVTPQCLFILFGVYGDVQRVKILFNKKDNALVQMADGNQVQLAMSHLNGQKLHGKPIRITLSKHQTVQLPRDGQEDKGLTKDYGNSPLHRFKKPGSKNFQNIFPPSATLHLSNIPPSITEEDLKMLFSSNGGMVKGFKFFQKDRKMALIQMGSVEEAIQSLIDLHNHDLGENHHLRVSFSKSTI; via the exons atGCTTGAGCAGAGCAG CATTGTCCAAGATATAACAGTTGGTACAAAG cgGGGATCTGACGAGCTTTTCTCTACTTGTGTTACTAACGGACCCTTTATCATGAGCAGCAACTCTTCTTCTGCAG CTAATGGAAACGACAGCAAAAAATTCAAAGGCGATAGTAGAAGTGCTGGGATCCCATCTCGAGTAATCCACGTCCGTAAACTCCCCAGCGACGTCACGGAGGCAGAGGTCATTTCTTTGGGCTTACCTTTTGGCAAGGTCACCAATCTTCtaatgctgaaaggaaaaaatcag GCTTTCATAGAAATGAATACAGAGGAGGCAGCCAACACCATGGTAAACTACTACACCACAGTCACTCCAGTGCTCCGAAGCCAGCCCATCTATATTCAGTTCTCCAACCACAAGGAGCTTAAGACGGACAGCACTCCAAACCAAGCA CGTGCCCAAGCAGCTCTGCAAGCAGTGAATTCTGTTCAGTCTGGAAACCTAGCGCTgtcagcttctgctgcagcagtagATGCGGGAATGGCGATGGCTGGCCAGAGCCCTGTCCTGAGGATCATTGTTGAGAATCTCTTCTATCCTGTCACTCTAGATGTTCTGCATCAG attttttccaaatttggTACAGtcttgaaaataattacattcaCGAAGAACAACCAGTTTCAGGCCCTGTTACAATATGCTGACCCAGTGAGTGCTCAGCATGCCAAACTG tCTTTAGATGGACAGAATATCTACAATGCCTGTTGTACACTGCGCATCGATTTCTCAAAGCTCACAAGTCTTAATGTAAAATACAATAATGATAAGAGCAGAGATTATACGCGACCAGATCTACCTTCTGGGGATAACCAGCCATCTCTTGATCATACCATGGCAGCTGCTTTTG GTGCCCCAGGAATAATCTCTGCTTCTCCATATGCAGGAGCTGGCTTTCCTCCTACCTTTGCAATTCCGCAGGCTGCAG GCCTGTCAGTTCCAAATGTTCATGGAGCACTAGCTCCTTTGGCTATCccatcagcagcagctgcagcggCTGCAGCAGGACGGATTGCCATTCCCGGCCTCACTGGGGCAGGGAACTGTGTTCTGCTGGTTAGCAATCTGAATTCTGAG AGAGTTACACCCCAATGCCTCTTTATTCTTTTCG GAGTCTATGGTGATGTGCAGAGagtgaagattttatttaataagaaaGATAATGCCCTAGTTCAGATGGCTGATGGAAACCAGGTGCAGCTTG CCATGAGCCATTTAAATGGTCAGAAGCTTCATGGGAAGCCAATCCGTATAACATTGTCCAAGCACCAGACAGTACAACTTCCCCGTGACGGACAGGAGGACAAAGGTCTGACTAAGGACTATGGAAATTCTCCTCTACATCGTTTCAAGAAACCAGGCTCCAAAAATTTCCAGAACATCTTTCCCCCTTCTGCCACACTTCACCTGTCCAATATTCC ACCTTCAATAACTGAAGAAGACCTTAAGATGTTATTTTCAAGCAATGGTGGGATGGTGAAAGGATTCAAATTCTTTCA GAAGGACCGTAAAATGGCTCTGATCCAGATGGGCTCCGTGGAAGAAGCTATTCAATCACTCATTGACCTCCATAATCATGACCTGGGTGAGAATCATCACCTGCGCGTGTCCTTCTCTAAGTCCACCATTTAA
- the PTBP1 gene encoding polypyrimidine tract-binding protein 1 isoform X3: protein MSSNSSSAANGNDSKKFKGDSRSAGIPSRVIHVRKLPSDVTEAEVISLGLPFGKVTNLLMLKGKNQAFIEMNTEEAANTMVNYYTTVTPVLRSQPIYIQFSNHKELKTDSTPNQARAQAALQAVNSVQSGNLALSASAAAVDAGMAMAGQSPVLRIIVENLFYPVTLDVLHQIFSKFGTVLKIITFTKNNQFQALLQYADPVSAQHAKLSLDGQNIYNACCTLRIDFSKLTSLNVKYNNDKSRDYTRPDLPSGDNQPSLDHTMAAAFGAPGIISASPYAGAGFPPTFAIPQAAGLSVPNVHGALAPLAIPSAAAAAAAAGRIAIPGLTGAGNCVLLVSNLNSERVTPQCLFILFGVYGDVQRVKILFNKKDNALVQMADGNQVQLAMSHLNGQKLHGKPIRITLSKHQTVQLPRDGQEDKGLTKDYGNSPLHRFKKPGSKNFQNIFPPSATLHLSNIPPSITEEDLKMLFSSNGGMVKGFKFFQKDRKMALIQMGSVEEAIQSLIDLHNHDLGENHHLRVSFSKSTI from the exons ATGAGCAGCAACTCTTCTTCTGCAG CTAATGGAAACGACAGCAAAAAATTCAAAGGCGATAGTAGAAGTGCTGGGATCCCATCTCGAGTAATCCACGTCCGTAAACTCCCCAGCGACGTCACGGAGGCAGAGGTCATTTCTTTGGGCTTACCTTTTGGCAAGGTCACCAATCTTCtaatgctgaaaggaaaaaatcag GCTTTCATAGAAATGAATACAGAGGAGGCAGCCAACACCATGGTAAACTACTACACCACAGTCACTCCAGTGCTCCGAAGCCAGCCCATCTATATTCAGTTCTCCAACCACAAGGAGCTTAAGACGGACAGCACTCCAAACCAAGCA CGTGCCCAAGCAGCTCTGCAAGCAGTGAATTCTGTTCAGTCTGGAAACCTAGCGCTgtcagcttctgctgcagcagtagATGCGGGAATGGCGATGGCTGGCCAGAGCCCTGTCCTGAGGATCATTGTTGAGAATCTCTTCTATCCTGTCACTCTAGATGTTCTGCATCAG attttttccaaatttggTACAGtcttgaaaataattacattcaCGAAGAACAACCAGTTTCAGGCCCTGTTACAATATGCTGACCCAGTGAGTGCTCAGCATGCCAAACTG tCTTTAGATGGACAGAATATCTACAATGCCTGTTGTACACTGCGCATCGATTTCTCAAAGCTCACAAGTCTTAATGTAAAATACAATAATGATAAGAGCAGAGATTATACGCGACCAGATCTACCTTCTGGGGATAACCAGCCATCTCTTGATCATACCATGGCAGCTGCTTTTG GTGCCCCAGGAATAATCTCTGCTTCTCCATATGCAGGAGCTGGCTTTCCTCCTACCTTTGCAATTCCGCAGGCTGCAG GCCTGTCAGTTCCAAATGTTCATGGAGCACTAGCTCCTTTGGCTATCccatcagcagcagctgcagcggCTGCAGCAGGACGGATTGCCATTCCCGGCCTCACTGGGGCAGGGAACTGTGTTCTGCTGGTTAGCAATCTGAATTCTGAG AGAGTTACACCCCAATGCCTCTTTATTCTTTTCG GAGTCTATGGTGATGTGCAGAGagtgaagattttatttaataagaaaGATAATGCCCTAGTTCAGATGGCTGATGGAAACCAGGTGCAGCTTG CCATGAGCCATTTAAATGGTCAGAAGCTTCATGGGAAGCCAATCCGTATAACATTGTCCAAGCACCAGACAGTACAACTTCCCCGTGACGGACAGGAGGACAAAGGTCTGACTAAGGACTATGGAAATTCTCCTCTACATCGTTTCAAGAAACCAGGCTCCAAAAATTTCCAGAACATCTTTCCCCCTTCTGCCACACTTCACCTGTCCAATATTCC ACCTTCAATAACTGAAGAAGACCTTAAGATGTTATTTTCAAGCAATGGTGGGATGGTGAAAGGATTCAAATTCTTTCA GAAGGACCGTAAAATGGCTCTGATCCAGATGGGCTCCGTGGAAGAAGCTATTCAATCACTCATTGACCTCCATAATCATGACCTGGGTGAGAATCATCACCTGCGCGTGTCCTTCTCTAAGTCCACCATTTAA
- the PTBP1 gene encoding polypyrimidine tract-binding protein 1 isoform X2: MDGIVQDITVGTKRGSDELFSTCVTNGPFIMSSNSSSAANGNDSKKFKGDSRSAGIPSRVIHVRKLPSDVTEAEVISLGLPFGKVTNLLMLKGKNQAFIEMNTEEAANTMVNYYTTVTPVLRSQPIYIQFSNHKELKTDSTPNQARAQAALQAVNSVQSGNLALSASAAAVDAGMAMAGQSPVLRIIVENLFYPVTLDVLHQIFSKFGTVLKIITFTKNNQFQALLQYADPVSAQHAKLSLDGQNIYNACCTLRIDFSKLTSLNVKYNNDKSRDYTRPDLPSGDNQPSLDHTMAAAFGAPGIISASPYAGAGFPPTFAIPQAAGLSVPNVHGALAPLAIPSAAAAAAAAGRIAIPGLTGAGNCVLLVSNLNSERVTPQCLFILFGVYGDVQRVKILFNKKDNALVQMADGNQVQLAMSHLNGQKLHGKPIRITLSKHQTVQLPRDGQEDKGLTKDYGNSPLHRFKKPGSKNFQNIFPPSATLHLSNIPPSITEEDLKMLFSSNGGMVKGFKFFQKDRKMALIQMGSVEEAIQSLIDLHNHDLGENHHLRVSFSKSTI; encoded by the exons ATGGACGG CATTGTCCAAGATATAACAGTTGGTACAAAG cgGGGATCTGACGAGCTTTTCTCTACTTGTGTTACTAACGGACCCTTTATCATGAGCAGCAACTCTTCTTCTGCAG CTAATGGAAACGACAGCAAAAAATTCAAAGGCGATAGTAGAAGTGCTGGGATCCCATCTCGAGTAATCCACGTCCGTAAACTCCCCAGCGACGTCACGGAGGCAGAGGTCATTTCTTTGGGCTTACCTTTTGGCAAGGTCACCAATCTTCtaatgctgaaaggaaaaaatcag GCTTTCATAGAAATGAATACAGAGGAGGCAGCCAACACCATGGTAAACTACTACACCACAGTCACTCCAGTGCTCCGAAGCCAGCCCATCTATATTCAGTTCTCCAACCACAAGGAGCTTAAGACGGACAGCACTCCAAACCAAGCA CGTGCCCAAGCAGCTCTGCAAGCAGTGAATTCTGTTCAGTCTGGAAACCTAGCGCTgtcagcttctgctgcagcagtagATGCGGGAATGGCGATGGCTGGCCAGAGCCCTGTCCTGAGGATCATTGTTGAGAATCTCTTCTATCCTGTCACTCTAGATGTTCTGCATCAG attttttccaaatttggTACAGtcttgaaaataattacattcaCGAAGAACAACCAGTTTCAGGCCCTGTTACAATATGCTGACCCAGTGAGTGCTCAGCATGCCAAACTG tCTTTAGATGGACAGAATATCTACAATGCCTGTTGTACACTGCGCATCGATTTCTCAAAGCTCACAAGTCTTAATGTAAAATACAATAATGATAAGAGCAGAGATTATACGCGACCAGATCTACCTTCTGGGGATAACCAGCCATCTCTTGATCATACCATGGCAGCTGCTTTTG GTGCCCCAGGAATAATCTCTGCTTCTCCATATGCAGGAGCTGGCTTTCCTCCTACCTTTGCAATTCCGCAGGCTGCAG GCCTGTCAGTTCCAAATGTTCATGGAGCACTAGCTCCTTTGGCTATCccatcagcagcagctgcagcggCTGCAGCAGGACGGATTGCCATTCCCGGCCTCACTGGGGCAGGGAACTGTGTTCTGCTGGTTAGCAATCTGAATTCTGAG AGAGTTACACCCCAATGCCTCTTTATTCTTTTCG GAGTCTATGGTGATGTGCAGAGagtgaagattttatttaataagaaaGATAATGCCCTAGTTCAGATGGCTGATGGAAACCAGGTGCAGCTTG CCATGAGCCATTTAAATGGTCAGAAGCTTCATGGGAAGCCAATCCGTATAACATTGTCCAAGCACCAGACAGTACAACTTCCCCGTGACGGACAGGAGGACAAAGGTCTGACTAAGGACTATGGAAATTCTCCTCTACATCGTTTCAAGAAACCAGGCTCCAAAAATTTCCAGAACATCTTTCCCCCTTCTGCCACACTTCACCTGTCCAATATTCC ACCTTCAATAACTGAAGAAGACCTTAAGATGTTATTTTCAAGCAATGGTGGGATGGTGAAAGGATTCAAATTCTTTCA GAAGGACCGTAAAATGGCTCTGATCCAGATGGGCTCCGTGGAAGAAGCTATTCAATCACTCATTGACCTCCATAATCATGACCTGGGTGAGAATCATCACCTGCGCGTGTCCTTCTCTAAGTCCACCATTTAA